From Coregonus clupeaformis isolate EN_2021a chromosome 2, ASM2061545v1, whole genome shotgun sequence:
GATGAATGAAAAACGGAATCACCTGGATGAATGAAAGACAACAAAATGACAATGCTCCCACCCGAAAGTGCAGAAGTAGTCGCCCAATAGTAATCTTCTTGTCCCTCATTTGTTAGCATTTTTGTCCACCACTTGCAGGTCTTCTACCCCTGATACCCCTCAACCCTGGTCTTATTCTATTCTCTCTGCATCAATGACTTCCTGTCCACTCCAAACGTCTTGGAGAGAGTACAGAGGTTTCTAATTGTTCCTAATTGTTTCTCATCTTGGTAAAGGCACCATGGCTAGATACACAATATGCATAACTGTAGTTTGTGTGTTTTAATCAACTTAAATCTTAAATATATTTATGCTCATGTTCATTGAATATTAGGGATATCAACACCCTATCCCCATGTGTATCAATGCAAACCGGGGTTAATAGGAGCATACCGGGCTTAATTGGAACAGTGGTTTATGGTGAAAGACAAAATAGCAAAGTCTACTCATCAAATATTTGGAGACCAATGGTTTTGGGTATAAATATACACTATAGACTACAATATTATGCAAAGTTAGTATTGATTATATTgaacaatatatatttttagtaATTTACATTCTGTATAGAGAGAGTGCTTTTTGTGCTACTGTACCCTTTAAGCCCACCTGAGATAAATGTAACATTTGCATCTATGTATAACAACGCTAGGTTAATGTAACAGTAAAATAAgataaaatggatttaaaaatatAAGCTTTGAATGTCTGAAATCTATTATCTTGTTGTAGTTCACCAAATGATGTTGCTACTGTTTGACTGTGAAATGCAGGCATGACTGctagcattaaaaaaaaaaaaacattttaaaaatggcAAGAAATAGTAATGAATGCTCATGAAATATGCTATCATGTGCATATATCAGCACATGAATCTCTTAAGTGATCATACTTTATGTAAAATGATGTGAGAGGTACTAAAAATATCTGGGAAATGTGTATATCTGAGGCTAGCCTCAACACCAAAGTTATTTTGCAGCTTGAAATTGTCCACTAGCGGGAATTTACACATAACGGTCAACAAAACATCTGATTGGCTTAGAATAAAAAGTTATGGATATAACAACCAGATTAATTAGTTGAAACATTAAACAATCTAAAGATGGAAGTGGGCTTTAATGGGTACACTTACACAACACCTACTCAGATGAATGCACCAATCTGGACCTACCATCACTACACACACCAATCTGGACCTACCATCACTACACACACCAATCTGGACCTACCATAACTACACACACCAGTCTGGACCTACCATCACTACACACACCAGTCTGGACCTACCATCACTACACACACCAGTCTGGACCAACCATCACTTTACACACCAATCTGGACctaccatctacacacacaccaaTCTGGACCTACCATCACTTTACACACCAATCTGGACCTACCATCACTTTACACACCAATCTGGACCTACCATCACTCTACACATGCTGAGAAAGTCTTGAGATCCTTTGTAAGATCACTTCTAAAATACGATCCCTTCTGCCATATGCTCCCACCCCAATGATGGTCTAAGTCTACACCAGAACCACTCCTTAAAGCTGAGATCTGCATAAGGTGAAACAGAGCCACTGGTGGCCGCAGgcgcatttgttattgttttttgaAATGTGGCAAAGGAGCATCCTGCATCGTGGTAAACAAAAATCATAGTTCATAATCTGCTGTTCTATCGCGCGTTCAATGACATTCAATGATCTccgagggggaaaaaacgatgtttgttgtttgaagtaacgtctttgttgttgtaatatcgcgaACGGACGTGTCAGTTTCACCGCTACGGATTCCAGCTTTAGCTAAACTGGAGCTCATCCACTGCAGGACTGAGCGTTTCGGTTGCAGCGCCATCCCAACCATGCTTCACCTGCTGAACAGTTGATGAACATCATTTTTTTGCACTCACAAttcagcatgttgctgccacttGTACTGTTGAAAAaacattctctcttctctctctcattcaactAAAAATAGGGGAGGCAACCACAACTACTTGGTTAACTGGTTGGTTGTTggttactacagtgagggaaaaaggtatttggtcccctgctgattttgtatgtttgcccactgacaaagacatgatcagtctataattttaatggtaggtttatttgaacagtgagagacagaataacaacaacaaaaatccagaaaaacgcatgtcaaaaatgttataaattgatttgcattttaatgagggaaataagtatttgacccctctgcaaaacatgacttagtacggtacttggtggcaaaacccttgttggcaatcatagaggtcagacgtttcttgtagttggccaccaggtttgcacacatctcaggagggattttgtcccactcctctttgcagatcttctccaagtcattaaggtttcgaggctgacgtttggcaactcgacccttcagctccctccacagattttctatggaattaaggtctggagactggctaggccactccaggaccttaatgtgcttcttcttgagccactcctttgttgccttggctgtgtgttttgggtcattgtcatgctggaatacccatccacaacccattttcaatgccttggctgagggaaggaggttctcacccaagatttgacagtacatggccccgtccctttgatgcggtgaagttgtcctgtccccttagcagaaaaacacccccaaagcataatgtttccacctccatgtttgacggtggggatggtgttcttggggtcataggcagcattcctcctcctccaaacacggcgagttgagttgatgccaaagagttccattttggtctcatctgaccacaacactttcacccagttctcctctgaatcattcagatgttcattggcaaacttcagatgggcatgtatatgtgctttcttgagcatggggaccttgcgggcgctgcaggatttcagtccttcatggagtagtatgttaccaattgttttcttggtgactatggtcccagctaccttgagatcattgacaagatcctcccatgtagttctgggctgattcctcaccgttctcatgatcattgtaactccacgaggtgagatcttgcatggagccccaggccgagggagattgacagttatttagtgtttcttccatttgcgaataatcgcaccaactgttgtcaccttctcgcaaagctgcttggcgatggtcttgtagcccattccagccttgtgtaggtctacaatcttgtccctgacatccttggagagctctttggtcttggccatggtggagagtttggaatctgattgattgatcgcttctgtggacaggtgtcttttatacaggtaacaaactgagattaggagcactccctttaagagtgtgctcctaatctcaggtcgttacctgtataaaagacacctgggagccagaaatctgtctgattgagaggtggtcaaatacttatttccctcattaaaatgcaaatcaatttataacatttttgacatgcgttattctggatttctttgttgttattctgtctctcactgttgaaataaacctaccattaaaattatagagtgatcatttctttgtcagtgggcaaatgtacaaaatcagcaggggatcaaatacgttttcccctcactgtacttggTTAACTGGTTGGTTGTTGGTTACTACTTGGTTAACTGGTTGGTTATTGGTTACTACTTGGTTAGCatacctggtggtggtggttttTCCCTCCATCTTCTGGCTGTCCCAGACCTTGACGGTGCCGTCGTTGGAGGCCGTGGCGAAGATGGAGTGCTCGTCTGACACACGGATACGGTTGACAGCAGACTTGTGCTCATGGAGGTGGGCCACTAGAAGACCCTTAGGGTGCCACCCTgcagaacaaaacaacaacacaatgtgGACGGGCCCTGACTAACCCTACTGCTTGTTGACATTTCTGCTGTGCTTAATCCAAATTGGCAAGAAACACACCCCTAGTGGTATATTCAATAATACAATGAGCAAAGAATAATCACTTGTGGAGTGATTATGGCCTAGCCTATGTTGTGTCAGTGGCACTACTTTACCTGGCGGAGGCGGACGGCTCTCCCATTCAGCGCTCTCCATCATCTGCTTGGCCATGCGCTCTGCGCTGCACTGCTCCCTCTTCTGCTGCACCAGATGTTGAAGTTCCGCCTTGCACGTGTTGAGACGACGCTGGTAGGTGGAGACTGCACCTGCAGACTGCCCCACAGGGACACCAGGGGAGGCTGTGCTCTTCCTGGTCTGAGTCCCCGCCCCTTCAGGCACCTGGTGGAGTACACAGAGATAGAAGTAGACTACCAGACTGGACCAGGCTATTAAATCAATCACTTAGTATATCTATCAATCAACCCTCGCTTCCCCCCCCCCATTCCTAACAGACATCATAGGTTAACCCGTTATGTACCGTCGGGGGCTGTGGTGCTGTAGCCGCTGGCTCCTGAGAGCCAAACATGCTCTTCCACTCTTCATTCATGTTTGAGTCCTGTTTGGTGTGTTTCCGTGCTGAAGCGAGAGAGAAAAAACCCAAGAAAAAGCTAAGAAACACTAGTTAAGAAGCATTCAGCACTGGAGGTCAAAAGCTTGGGGACCGTTGGATTGAATAGTCATTAAGTTGAAGGGGCCTACCTATTTTCAGCTATTCCAATAAGCCATGGAGAAGGCACTACGGTTTCTAACATCTAATGAAAATACTAATGGGAGATGGCAGGCGTTAAAGGAGTTGAAGGCCAATGCAGATACAACAGGTTTTAAGACCACCAGACTACACAAAGCAGTTGGAGCTGGGAGATATGCTAATAACAGGACATGTTAGGGTGAGTAGTTAAATTAGTCACCAGCAGCAGTCCAACACTCCAAAAGGACAGTTCCATGCGATTGAAACATACCAGCTGCAACACACAGTCACTCTTAGCCCACGGTAAGTTGTGTCAGACAAGCTACTAACAGTGTCTATGAAAAAACACTCCAAAACGCCAAAAGATGTTAGATGTTAATATACCTGTTATCCCTATGGCGTAGATACACAACACAATCTTTCAGTATGTGCTTGAATAAATACTTTCTATTCAATACCATGGAATCTAATATCTAGACCCATATGGGATTTAACTGGTATAGTGATACTTAAGCAGACTAAGGGCCTTAGATCCATTGTTTACACTACTGCCAGAGAGCACACATGTCTTTTTAACAAATCTTGATGCCCCTAAGGGGAGTCTGCCTGGTATGTTAACAGAACTCAAGGCCAGTCTGACATTTTATTTGACTACAGGGAAAAGGAGATGTGTATGTGCTGAACACTAACATGTACTGCTCTGTCGTGTGTAGACAGCTAGAGAGGTCATGAGAAAATGTGAAAACTATGCAGTTTAACCCAtcaaatgaattaaatgtaatgaGGCGATGTGGGTAATCTGGGGGAAATTATGTCTGGATGGGATTATTTGTTATGCACATCATTACAGGATAAACTACACCAGCAATATACCAGATGCTGTGGCGATGAAGTCTGCAAACAGATAAACGACAAGTAATTGACATCAAACATGGTGAGAATATATCAACTATAATATCaacctatccaatcctttcagtGTCTATACACACAAGTGTCTTAAGGCTAAGGGTCAatttggctgtgtttacacaggcagcccatttCCAATAATTTTTTACAATCATTAAttcgtcttttgaccaatcagattagcACTTTTGACAAAAATTGcccaaaagatcagaattgggctgtctgtgtaaatgcagcctttgGGTTTGTGTCACCCTCTCTGCTATTACAGGGGTGTACTTTGACCAGCAGGTGGCAGTGGCGTCCCTACCTCGCTTGTCCTCGACCTCCTGTTTGGGTTTGACCAGGTCCACCTGACGTCCCATGATGCCCAGCGTGGCCAGGTCAATGACCCCACTCTGGACCGCCTCCCCCAGGTGGCTCTGGTCTCCCATGTTGGCCTTGGCCTTGTTGGACTTGAGCATGAAGTCCTTCAGTGCTAGCAGCTTGTCCTCTTCAGCCTCTGTCATCCCCTAGAATAAacaattatcatcatcatcatcatcatcgtcgatCATCATCATAACAATAAcggtcaaaagttgtgcattaTATGGGGAACATACATTTCCCATCCATGTCACATTGAGACACATCACCCCCGCCCTCTGACCTGCGAGAGCAGTTTCTTAAGCAGCTGGGCGATGGCGGGGTCCTCCGGAATGGGGCATTCTGGGAGTGAGCCCCTGCGCTTCTTCTGCCGCAGCAGCAGGTGGCGGAAGAGGCTGCCGATGTCTTTGGAGCGCAGGGAGTAGTCGAAGATGGAGCGGCTCACTGGCTCCTTCAGCACACTCAGCAGCACTATCTCTTTATCGATCTGAGAGGAAAcagcctcatttaacacagcatagcacagtacagcacaccaTAACATAGCACAGTATAACATAATTTAATACGAGTCTGGGAGATTCTTTCAATGTGTTACACACGAAGGTGGTAAGTGAGCGTGTGTGGAAGTCCTACCTGTATGATGGGCTGGGTGATGAAGGGGTTGAGGTGAGGCATCAGTTTGCAGTAGACGTCTGCTATGTTGAGGTGCTGGGCCACCACAGTAATAAAGCCCACCGCCCCGTAGCGGATCCACAGGTTGGGGTGGCACAGGAATGGGGCTTTTCAAAATAAGGGGGGAAAAGTTCATCACAAAAAGTGCCTTTTTACATGGCCAAATAGTAATAACACTCTCCTTCCACTGCCGTCTCTaaacccctctctaccctctctcaccGATGTCACTGACAAACTCGTAGATGTGTGGTTTCTGCAGCAGGCCCAGCTGGCACATGCAGGTGAGAGCGTTGAGGGCCTTGTAGATGACAAACTCCTCCGCATCACTCAGACCCTGCTGCAGGAGGGGCTTCAGGATGGACGAGCTCTGCCAGCCCACGTACGCCGCCACACCTGGAGgaattggagagagagggagagatggaaagagagggagagatggaaagagaggagagagagagatggaaagagagggagagagagatggaaagagagggagagagagatggaaagagagggagagagagagagagagagatggaaagagagggagagagagggagagattgaaagagagggggagatggaaagagagggagagagagagatggaaagagggagagagcgatgtaaagagggagagagagagagagatggaaagagggagagagagatgtaaagagagggagagatgtaaagagagggagagagagagggagagatgtaaagagagggagagagagagagggagagatgtaaagagagggagagagagagagggagagatgtaaagagagggagagagagagggagagatgtaaaaagagggagagagagagtaaaagagaaAAGTAAAAGACAGAGAccaagagggaggggggaggcagAAGAGAGCGCAAAGAGAAAGACAGGGGTCAATGGAGAGAAAATACATTCTATGTCTGTATCAATGAGACTTCCTGCATGTACACATCCAGCTTTGTCCATTAGCGTATTTGAGTGACTAAGTGTGGGCACCGTGTCTGTGGCACAGTCCTGCCCCTTACCCACGATGCTGTCGAAGAAGGCTCCCCGGAGGTGCCAGTCATTCTTGTCATTCAGGAAGGTGATCATGTGGGACAGGAGCACGTCGTTGGCCTTCTGCCGGCCGAAGAACACACAGAGCCGCGTGATGCCGTTCTCCATCAGAGACTGCTTGACGATGTTCTCTGAGTCGCTCAGTAACGTAACCACCTTCTGCTGTACCATCTCATGCAGCGcctgcagctctgtcaggaggaacagGAAGTCAGAACAGAATATAGGGAGCTCTACCTCCGAGCTGATATTTGAGAGAGAGGAGGCCTTAAAATTACCAGAGTCGTAGTTCTCGTTGGGATGAAGGGTCTCCTCTGTGTCCTCTCCGTTCAAGTCGTGCTCCATATTCAGGTTATTCTCCTGAACAAGCTCTAAAAACCGCAAAGCTGTCTCAGCCAGGTGGGCTATGTTCTctgagaaaaggagaggggggaATGACTAGGCATTACAAACAACATAAACACTGTCAACCTTTGGACTATTAGGTGTGTAATCATATTTAGAGCGACCCGTAGTCATTGTCAACCCAACTGACCTGCGTATGCCAGCCTGACGATGGTGGCATCGTCCTGCGCCAGGTGGGCAATGCCTGGCAGGATGTACTCGGGGTAGATGTTGACATCGTTACGGGGAACCTCCTTCACCAGTGCCAGCACCTTGGCTAGGGTGTGCACAGCCTGGGCCCTAACCCGCGGCGCCGGGTCGCTGCAGAAGTGCAGCAGGTATGGCGTGATGCGGTCCAGCAGCGTCTCCACCCTGAGGCGGCCCGCCAGATGCAGCACCAGCTCCAGAGCCGCCAGCTTGGAGTCGCAGGAACGCAGCGTCTGGAGGCAGGAGGTGATGACAGACACCAGCACCACCAGGCCCTGCTCCTCCTTGGCCGACACCACACCCGACTCCTGGTCCCCCTTCTCAGGCTTCTCCGAGGACCCGCCTGGCCCTCCCCCGCGGAGGTTATGGAGGATGTTGTCCAGGTCCTTGCGGATGACCAGCACACGCTCGTCTGCCGACTGGAAGGTCTCCTTGGCAAACTGGGCCATGTAGGGCTGCAGGAAGGTGTAGAAGATGTCTGGGAAGGCATTACCTCTCTGCTGCTTCAGGTACTCCTCCGCAGTTAGACGCTTCTCCGGCTCCCGCTGCACCATCTGGGCCACCTAGGAGGTGAAAAGAGAGTTTTGGTGGTTACCAGGAGACAGCGGTACACTTAAGAATTGGTGCTCAGGATGAATTTAGTATTTCACAAGAACGTCttcatgtaaaaacaaaacatattGACTATTACTAGCTCTCTGATGTAACAGTCTTCTATTTTCATGAGAACGTGCTCTGTCTGGAAGTGTCCTTTGCGATACGCCAGAAGTTGGGAGAGATCGAACAGTGGTACTCCCTCTGTGAAGAGTTCTGCGATCACACAACCTGAAAAACACATGAAATAACAGTCAGGGAAGGGGAATGTACATTAGATGATTAAACACTCAATGTTGAACCTACAACTACTAGTAAATTGGACGAGTCCATGGCATCCACCTATCTCTCTTTATTGCCCCTGAACAGAAAATATCTATATGTTTCAGCTCTGAAAGTTACCTGCTGAGAAGATATCCATGGCCTGTTTGAGCTCTCCCCTGCTCCTCTGGCTGTTGCTGGTGAGGTCCACCAGAGGGGTATTCTGGTCACTGTCTGTGGTGAACATACTCCCATCCACAAACCTCTCGGGGGCGATGTAACATGTCCTCCGTCGAGATGTGTCAAAGAAGTAATTAAAGTCAGCTGGGTTGTCCTCGGGCAGATAAGTGGGCTTGAAGCTGGCAAAGTCTGTGAGCAGCACCCAGTTCCAGCTGGTCACCATCACGTTCTCGGTCTTAATGTCACCGTGGCGCACGCCCGATTTGTGCGCCTGGTCTACGGCGGTGAGGATCTGGAAGGCTAGCCAGCGCTTCTCTACATTGTTGAGGAAGGGCCGCGTGCTGATGCGATCATACAAGTTGTCCCGGACATACTGGCGGAAGAGGATGGCTGCTTTCTCAGTGAGGGAGGCCTTCTGGAAGGGCAGGCAGTTCTGGCAGGAATGTAGTCTGATCTTTAGCTCCTCCAGCTCCTGCTTGTAGCTGGTGAGAGGTAGAGATGGGTCCTGGATGGCAAACACCTTCACCACCACCAGGCCTTCCCTGTGCTTGGCGCGTGCCACCTTGAAGAAGCGCGTGCTGCCCAGGCTCTTGTCATACTCGTGATCATGGATATCAGAGAAGTAGCTGTCGACAGATAGAATCTGGGCGGGAGCGATCCCTGCCAGCTGATTCCCCATGGTTCTGATACACTCTGACCCGGGTCCTGGTTTGACATAGACATGAATAGTCAAATGTTTGCCAAAATAAGAAAAACAAAAATAGATTCAAGGATTGTAACAGTTCGCGGATGGCTATCAGATCAGCCAATACAACCTAAAGTAATTTCACACCTATTGcataattaagcaataatgcccgatggggtgtggtatatgggcaATATACCATggataagggctgttcttaagcatgacACAATGCGGAGTgcttggatacagcccttagccgtggtatattggccatataccacaaacccccgaggtgccttattgctattataaactggttacaaacgtaattagagcagcaaaaataaatgttttgtcataccagtGGTATACGGTCTCACAGCTTTCATTGTGAAAAGGCTAAATGTCATGGTATAAGGTCTCACATACACACGGCTGAATGCtgttttagccaatcagcatccagtatCCAAACTACCCGgcttataattaagcaataaaccTAGCCGAGAAACACTCCCCATACAATAAAGCCATGTATGACAAATCATGTACTAAATAAAGCTTTCTGAAGCAGCGAGGATTTGCTACACAATTGCAGAGAGCAATCACAGAGGTGGGCTATCAACAACGGTATGTCTAAATGTAAATAACATAGCTAGGTAAACACTAACTGTgcctacagtactggatacaaaTTGTTATCTAGTTAGCTGCTTTCAAACTCGTTTAGTGCTACTTACTCTGCCATGAAAATGGGGTCATATGCATTGCTTCATCATGTGAGGACGGTACACTGTGATGATGACAGTGCAATAACTTACCATTGTTACGCGCATGAATGTCAGTTTACTAAACAAAGAAAAACAATACATAACAACCGAAAAGTACATGCAGTTTGATATACTTACAATACAAATCGAACACAAAATGCACGTGACGTTGATGAAATTACAGTGGGGTATTGTTTACCAGATGGTTGAGATGCGGCGTAGTACTGTTCGGCTTCGTAGCTAGTTAGCATCTAGCTAACTCAATCGGTTCTAATATGTCATTCCCATGCATTTTGCTAAGACGACTCCATTTGAGAAAAATATAAATTTTGCGTCGAGATGTAGCTTGTTCTGTGGGTTCAGTTGACAGCTGAAGGAAAGTAACATTTCCTGTAAAATCCAGTAAGATAAAAAAAGAAGATAATATCCCTCCGCAGAATGCACAGACACATAAACAAACGTCACTTCCGGTTCTAGGTTTCACGTTTTTAAAACACAAAGTAGATGTGAAAGCAATATGTGAGATgcctacatgtttttttttctttcgtCTGTGAAGTTACCTGATGTCAATGAACGAGAGCAAGGGACGAGGAGAGGAACTGTTTTAGATTATTAAAATACAGCTCTACGCTTCTAGCGTGCTGACCTCACCGGTGACAGTCCGTCAGAGAGAAGCGACAGTGGATTTCACGGAAGATGCTGAAGAAACGGGAGCTGCTGGTAAGTTTCCGGATTACTGAACGTTATATTCATATTTTCAAATATTTACAACATAGTATATACCCAAGAGTGAGTTGTATTTAGATATAAAAGCATGTGTTGTCAATGGTTTTGTTCAACAAGGACAGTGGGGGGAGCTGGCGCAAGGGAAAGACAATGTAGCTTGTTACAGCAGTATAATGTTACAGTCGAGAGCTCCATGATCACGGGAGGTGAGCGTAGTGTTTTTATCGGTTGAAATACTGTTTACGTGACATGTATAAATTGCTGTCATACAGTATAGTTGTTTGTTGTCACAGCGAACTTTGAGATGGTTCAGGGATACATATGCAGCTTCATGTTA
This genomic window contains:
- the LOC123492728 gene encoding phosphoinositide 3-kinase regulatory subunit 4-like isoform X1, yielding MGNQLAGIAPAQILSVDSYFSDIHDHEYDKSLGSTRFFKVARAKHREGLVVVKVFAIQDPSLPLTSYKQELEELKIRLHSCQNCLPFQKASLTEKAAILFRQYVRDNLYDRISTRPFLNNVEKRWLAFQILTAVDQAHKSGVRHGDIKTENVMVTSWNWVLLTDFASFKPTYLPEDNPADFNYFFDTSRRRTCYIAPERFVDGSMFTTDSDQNTPLVDLTSNSQRSRGELKQAMDIFSAGCVIAELFTEGVPLFDLSQLLAYRKGHFQTEHVLMKIEDCYIRELVAQMVQREPEKRLTAEEYLKQQRGNAFPDIFYTFLQPYMAQFAKETFQSADERVLVIRKDLDNILHNLRGGGPGGSSEKPEKGDQESGVVSAKEEQGLVVLVSVITSCLQTLRSCDSKLAALELVLHLAGRLRVETLLDRITPYLLHFCSDPAPRVRAQAVHTLAKVLALVKEVPRNDVNIYPEYILPGIAHLAQDDATIVRLAYAENIAHLAETALRFLELVQENNLNMEHDLNGEDTEETLHPNENYDSELQALHEMVQQKVVTLLSDSENIVKQSLMENGITRLCVFFGRQKANDVLLSHMITFLNDKNDWHLRGAFFDSIVGVAAYVGWQSSSILKPLLQQGLSDAEEFVIYKALNALTCMCQLGLLQKPHIYEFVSDIAPFLCHPNLWIRYGAVGFITVVAQHLNIADVYCKLMPHLNPFITQPIIQIDKEIVLLSVLKEPVSRSIFDYSLRSKDIGSLFRHLLLRQKKRRGSLPECPIPEDPAIAQLLKKLLSQGMTEAEEDKLLALKDFMLKSNKAKANMGDQSHLGEAVQSGVIDLATLGIMGRQVDLVKPKQEVEDKRARKHTKQDSNMNEEWKSMFGSQEPAATAPQPPTVPEGAGTQTRKSTASPGVPVGQSAGAVSTYQRRLNTCKAELQHLVQQKREQCSAERMAKQMMESAEWESRPPPPGWHPKGLLVAHLHEHKSAVNRIRVSDEHSIFATASNDGTVKVWDSQKMEGKTTTTRSVLTYSRIGGHVKTLTFCQGSHYLAAASDNGSIQLLAIEANKPPKSPKVNPFQTRFLDQKDDGCVVDVHHFNSGAQSVLAYATVNGSLVGWDLRSNSNAWTLRHDLRLGLITSFTVDMHQCWLCLGTSSGTMACWDMRFQLPISNHSHPARARIRRLLMHPLYQSSVIAAVQGNNEVSMWDMETGDRKFTLWASSAPPLSEMQPSPHSVHGIYCSPADGNPLLLTAGSDMRIRFWDLAYPERSYIVAGGANEPLHCPSVLYSRKIIEGTEVVQEIHSKQKSGATEDTPRRGPESLPVGHHDIITDIATFQTTQGFIVTSSRDGIVKVWK